The window TTTTATTTCATTTATAAGGTCTTTCTTTTTATTTAAAAAGATTTTGTATCTTTGTTCTATTGTTGAATCCCCTTGCTCTATTAAATAAATATATTTTTTAATATCTTTAATTGATAGTCCTGCTTTTTTTAAACAGTTGATTGAATATAAAATTTCAATATCTTTTTCTTGGAAAATTCTAATTCCACTTTCATTCTTTTCTAAGTTAGGTAATAAGCCTTGGTTATCATAGTATCTTAAAGTAGAAGCAGGGATGGATAACAACTTAGATATATCACTTACTCTATATTTCACAAAAACTCCTTGCAATAATAAAAATGCTAAATATTTTTTAAACATTAAGTGTATTTTACAATATGTAAATAAGAATTTTATATAATAAGTTAACATAACAGAGCAAAATGAAAAAGCAATTAAACCAAAAAATTAGATTTATTAACTTCAAAAAAACAAAATCAAATTTTTTGAATTTATTTAATAAAGAATGTTTTTTGTTTTTGTTTGTATTAAATATTAAAAAAATAAGTTACTATGCATCAATTGGTCTTTACCAAGTACTGTTGCTTGTTTTTATATGTTTATCATTACTTAGGGGTGATGAACCAACTTACTATTTATCTAATCCTATCACAATAACTTTTTTAATATTTTTATTAACTGTAATTGC is drawn from Malacoplasma penetrans HF-2 and contains these coding sequences:
- a CDS encoding MerR family transcriptional regulator translates to MKYRVSDISKLLSIPASTLRYYDNQGLLPNLEKNESGIRIFQEKDIEILYSINCLKKAGLSIKDIKKYIYLIEQGDSTIEQRYKIFLNKKKDLINEIKKLNEILEFVEYKTWLYEKAKETGSFTKAMEIFSSVKPKNVISVKQAIELKKEEHKQQGK